One genomic window of Candidatus Neomarinimicrobiota bacterium includes the following:
- a CDS encoding PAS domain S-box protein gives MQKEFPSEYQPEPARIRGALDNVFKNSLRPVSLGLGILYALFTASHYFVLPEYAVWPMTIIAGITAITLLFTAWQVQYSDLSATGAYLIGAGIIILLLINTLFHLVLLEDVKQTTNIVIILIGQGFFLLATGWYYSILFVTVVSWGAVIQLIPASPEVTHYAFALASGVLLSVLLHHLRVKGLTRLYSSTFAEEYHKEKLAETVTELRKSETRARAMSDAAFEGIVFSEDDLIIDANQNVCTIFGMNLEEIVGKAIPDLIAPGDRDKVRENITNRYEEPYEVKAVRADGDEFPLEVHEKYMEYRDQQIRVTALRDLTSQRHMEEDARKFSRAIEQSISVVLITDTEARIEYVNPAFTKLTGYTFEEVRGKNPSILKSGETPESVYEELWEALKNGGTWRGEFINEKKNGEKFWEAATITPVTGSDGNITHYIAIKEDITQLKKTTQRLKEAKEAAEEANRIKSEFLASMSHELRTPLNSVIGFSNILLKNKDDTLTDKQMTYLERIKNNGTHLLELINDVLDLSKIEAHKMTVSKSQVNIKDLILEVAHQLSGQVSEDLELVTSLPDTVQIIETDPRKIKQILINLAGNAIKFTDTGTVEIALKVDENSWPEQLVVSDTGIGIPEEKLDTIFQAFQQIESGTSRNYQGTGLGLAITSSLCELLGFRVEVESIVGEGTTFTISLGGLKEGTGAVLPEQAIGTDLDVAVEPGETNAGDQVVLIIDDDTDSRVLLSHYVQEFGCEVISAGSGTQGLELAAKIHPDMILLDLIMDQMSGFDVLKKIRRDTGLSDVPVVITSIVASENRQNLLGAVDFLDKPVSRRQLLQLLRKHLKAQKTSVLIVDDDPGMRELLADFLQDEPVSLHTAVDGNDAFRVLEQVPVDLILLDIVMPEKDGFTFLEELRAVDQFINLPVIVITGKDLSQSELEQLHLHSAKLIKKSATLQNRLHEVISEALVRFESSD, from the coding sequence ATGCAGAAAGAATTTCCCAGCGAATATCAGCCGGAGCCTGCACGAATTCGTGGTGCCCTGGACAACGTGTTTAAAAATTCATTGCGGCCGGTATCTCTGGGGTTAGGCATATTATATGCTCTTTTCACAGCCAGTCATTACTTCGTGCTCCCGGAGTATGCCGTCTGGCCGATGACCATTATAGCTGGAATAACCGCGATAACATTGCTGTTTACTGCGTGGCAGGTTCAATATTCGGACTTATCCGCAACGGGTGCATATCTGATTGGAGCGGGCATAATTATTTTACTGCTCATAAATACCCTCTTTCACCTTGTCTTGTTAGAAGACGTAAAGCAGACCACCAACATCGTTATAATCCTGATAGGCCAGGGGTTCTTTTTGTTGGCCACGGGATGGTACTACAGCATATTGTTTGTGACTGTCGTCTCTTGGGGAGCGGTCATCCAACTTATCCCGGCGTCTCCTGAAGTGACGCATTATGCTTTTGCGTTGGCCTCCGGTGTGTTGCTGTCCGTATTGCTGCACCACTTGCGCGTTAAGGGGCTTACGCGACTGTATTCCAGCACCTTCGCCGAAGAGTACCATAAAGAGAAACTTGCTGAAACCGTAACAGAACTACGGAAAAGCGAAACCCGGGCCAGGGCAATGTCAGATGCTGCATTTGAGGGGATCGTCTTTAGCGAGGACGACCTCATAATCGACGCCAACCAAAATGTATGCACCATTTTCGGAATGAACCTGGAAGAGATTGTGGGGAAGGCAATCCCCGATTTGATTGCCCCGGGTGATCGGGATAAAGTCAGGGAAAACATTACCAACAGGTATGAGGAGCCGTATGAAGTAAAGGCGGTCAGGGCTGACGGGGATGAATTTCCACTGGAAGTCCATGAAAAATACATGGAATACCGGGATCAGCAGATCCGGGTGACCGCGCTTCGGGACCTGACCAGTCAGCGGCATATGGAAGAAGACGCGCGTAAATTTTCCCGTGCAATTGAGCAGAGTATCAGCGTGGTCCTGATTACAGATACCGAAGCCAGAATCGAATATGTGAACCCGGCATTTACAAAGCTGACCGGCTACACTTTCGAGGAGGTGCGGGGAAAAAATCCGAGCATTTTGAAATCGGGTGAGACTCCGGAATCGGTCTATGAGGAACTCTGGGAGGCACTGAAAAACGGCGGCACATGGCGTGGTGAATTTATCAATGAAAAGAAGAACGGTGAGAAGTTCTGGGAAGCTGCAACCATTACTCCGGTTACTGGATCTGACGGGAATATTACCCATTATATCGCTATAAAGGAGGATATCACCCAGCTCAAGAAGACTACCCAGCGACTCAAAGAGGCGAAGGAGGCAGCTGAGGAGGCCAACCGGATTAAAAGTGAATTCCTGGCGAGTATGAGCCATGAGCTGCGAACCCCCTTAAACTCGGTGATCGGATTTTCCAATATCCTGTTGAAAAACAAAGACGATACACTCACGGACAAGCAGATGACCTATCTTGAGCGTATCAAAAATAATGGGACGCACCTGCTGGAATTAATCAATGATGTGCTGGACCTGTCCAAAATTGAAGCGCATAAAATGACAGTTTCCAAATCTCAGGTGAACATTAAAGATCTGATACTGGAAGTCGCCCACCAACTAAGCGGGCAGGTAAGCGAGGACTTGGAACTGGTTACCTCGCTCCCGGACACGGTGCAGATTATTGAAACGGATCCCCGGAAAATTAAGCAGATTTTGATCAACCTGGCTGGAAATGCAATCAAATTTACCGATACCGGCACGGTGGAAATCGCACTAAAGGTCGATGAAAATTCCTGGCCGGAGCAGCTGGTGGTCAGCGATACCGGGATAGGAATTCCTGAAGAAAAACTGGATACAATTTTTCAAGCGTTCCAGCAGATTGAAAGCGGGACCTCCCGTAATTATCAGGGAACCGGACTCGGCCTGGCGATCACTTCGTCATTATGCGAATTGCTGGGATTCCGGGTTGAGGTGGAAAGTATCGTGGGCGAAGGGACAACGTTCACCATATCTCTGGGCGGGTTAAAAGAAGGGACTGGAGCCGTACTACCGGAGCAAGCTATCGGCACAGATCTTGATGTGGCTGTTGAGCCTGGTGAAACCAACGCAGGAGACCAGGTGGTGCTCATTATCGATGATGACACTGACTCCCGTGTCCTGTTGAGCCACTACGTCCAGGAGTTCGGTTGTGAAGTTATTTCCGCCGGGTCGGGAACACAGGGATTGGAACTTGCTGCGAAAATTCATCCGGACATGATACTGCTGGACCTCATTATGGATCAAATGAGCGGTTTTGATGTATTAAAGAAGATCCGCAGAGATACCGGGCTCAGCGACGTTCCGGTGGTTATCACCAGTATTGTTGCCAGCGAAAACAGGCAGAACCTGCTTGGAGCGGTTGATTTCCTGGACAAACCGGTCAGTCGCAGGCAGCTCCTCCAGTTACTGCGAAAACATTTAAAAGCTCAGAAGACCTCGGTCCTTATTGTCGATGATGACCCGGGGATGCGTGAACTCCTGGCGGACTTTTTACAGGATGAGCCAGTATCACTTCATACGGCTGTCGATGGTAACGACGCTTTCCGGGTCCTGGAACAGGTCCCGGTGGATTTAATTCTGCTGGACATTGTGATGCCAGAGAAAGACGGATTCACTTTCCTGGAGGAGTTGCGGGCGGTCGACCAGTTTATTAACCTCCCGGTAATTGTTATCACCGGAAAAGACCTTTCACAATCGGAACTGGAGCAACTACATTTACACTCTGCAAAGCTTATTAAAAAAAGCGCAACCTTGCAGAACCGGTTGCATGAAGTCATAAGTGAAGCGCTTGTTCGTTTTGAATCCTCAGATTAA
- a CDS encoding response regulator gives MNRIALVEDNPDNRLLVCAILEDDYNIDEYENGKEALEGIAAHPPDLILLDISLPEMDGTEVLQNIRSTDTLAEIPAIALTAHAMTGDREKFLSMGFDEYITKPIVDEDELLNVIHRFLEL, from the coding sequence ATGAACCGAATCGCATTAGTCGAAGACAACCCCGACAACCGACTCCTGGTGTGTGCTATTCTGGAAGATGATTACAATATCGACGAGTATGAAAACGGTAAGGAAGCCCTGGAAGGTATCGCTGCTCATCCCCCGGATCTGATACTTTTAGACATCTCGCTCCCTGAGATGGATGGAACCGAGGTGTTGCAAAATATCCGATCGACCGATACGTTGGCAGAGATTCCGGCTATCGCACTGACAGCACATGCCATGACAGGAGACCGCGAAAAATTTCTTTCAATGGGGTTTGATGAATACATCACGAAGCCTATTGTGGATGAAGACGAATTACTTAATGTTATTCATAGGTTCCTGGAGTTATGA
- a CDS encoding Hpt domain-containing protein — MVVDKIALDRLHSIGGDNLVNKMTALFRENVENRCREISEGVESSETQQIIRGFHSIKSSAGNVGATRLQKLAAEGEAEAEDWAPEKVQNHVQSLREEFRKVMDEIEVYKGGTAK, encoded by the coding sequence TTGGTAGTCGATAAGATCGCACTGGACCGGCTGCATTCTATTGGAGGAGACAATCTCGTCAACAAGATGACAGCGCTCTTCCGGGAGAATGTGGAAAACCGGTGCCGGGAAATTTCAGAAGGCGTGGAGTCTTCGGAGACACAACAGATTATCCGCGGATTCCACTCCATCAAATCCAGTGCGGGAAATGTTGGCGCAACCCGCCTCCAGAAGTTAGCGGCAGAAGGGGAAGCAGAAGCCGAGGACTGGGCCCCGGAAAAGGTCCAGAATCATGTGCAATCGTTACGCGAAGAATTCAGAAAGGTTATGGATGAAATTGAGGTTTACAAAGGAGGAACGGCCAAATGA
- a CDS encoding DUF4249 domain-containing protein, with amino-acid sequence MKRTIILILTLTLMWTACSENSMEPDYQEELVVSAYLFTGQPIDSIRLTRTFDIKARYNADDAAVSGADVTISDDENVYQLSEYSHAKGVYYLPDRSVRVQPGMTYTLNVEYGDHELLATTTAPAPIEITHLPADTLTFLDLGQKFSLEWTGGEGSEGYWITTVATPRPKSPYSQRLVDFQEPAIIDFQLAQFDGDTLVAFSPVSGHGMDGVMGTSADLPWFMFSWYGEYQLTLYAVEQEYLDVLTSMNQTDTFEEPKYNISGGLGLFTAVSTDTASVWVQR; translated from the coding sequence ATGAAACGCACAATCATATTGATATTAACACTGACGCTGATGTGGACGGCCTGCTCCGAGAATTCCATGGAGCCGGATTACCAGGAAGAATTAGTTGTGAGCGCCTATCTGTTCACTGGACAGCCCATCGATTCGATACGATTAACCCGGACCTTCGATATCAAAGCCCGCTATAATGCTGACGACGCGGCGGTCTCCGGTGCTGATGTCACGATTTCCGATGACGAAAACGTCTATCAGTTGTCCGAATATAGTCACGCCAAAGGCGTCTACTATCTGCCCGACAGGTCGGTCAGAGTGCAGCCGGGGATGACCTATACCCTGAATGTTGAGTATGGAGACCACGAATTACTGGCGACAACGACCGCCCCGGCGCCGATCGAGATCACCCATTTACCGGCTGATACACTGACGTTTCTGGATCTGGGGCAGAAATTCAGTCTGGAGTGGACCGGTGGTGAGGGCTCTGAGGGTTACTGGATAACCACAGTCGCAACGCCCCGTCCGAAGTCGCCGTACAGCCAGCGCCTGGTGGATTTCCAGGAGCCAGCCATCATTGACTTTCAGCTCGCCCAGTTCGACGGCGATACGCTGGTTGCCTTTTCACCGGTTTCCGGCCACGGAATGGATGGCGTGATGGGTACCTCCGCGGATCTGCCCTGGTTCATGTTCTCATGGTATGGCGAATATCAATTGACGCTGTACGCCGTTGAACAGGAATATCTGGACGTGCTCACCTCGATGAACCAGACAGATACATTTGAGGAACCGAAGTACAACATCTCAGGTGGATTGGGATTGTTTACCGCGGTCTCAACGGATACTGCTTCTGTTTGGGTTCAGAGATAA